One window of Bactrocera tryoni isolate S06 chromosome 2, CSIRO_BtryS06_freeze2, whole genome shotgun sequence genomic DNA carries:
- the LOC120768878 gene encoding putative mediator of RNA polymerase II transcription subunit 12 — protein sequence MLTDDSASSANQLLSFVESTVKPVNNSVSVNSVSHSRSGVSVDNESVQNDVAATMLPATSPPTKRKLRRKYPTKMQNQTERALGSTQVAQRYKGKRRKVLLPRGQPNATAQATRNMSAGAVQRLNAENIPKNVRKPQTLQERQRQRQLQQQKQQSAQQQRQLQRPDELKRTKDAQLQQQIRVPPTSHLQKQYHFIPQPDTPATTLRISTSIDHHHHQQITTNTTTTIRQHIQQQPPQGPPNEHRYEHRQQQQQQQQQHTVSNSSSITSRHQHTHQQQPQSQQHTVYDTTTIQNRQDHVVVQGNTDIVVYRNIGTLPCPPSVRLVPHRFIPVHPQQRTRPREIY from the exons ATGTTGACAGATGACAGCGCATCCAGTGCCAATCAGCTGCTCTCGTTTGTGGAGAGTACAGTGAAACCTGTAAATAATAGTGTTAGTGTAAATAGTGTAAGTCATAGCCGAAGTGGCGTAAGTGTTGACAATGAGAGTGTACAAAATGATGTTGCTGCAACAATGTTGCCCGCAACATCGCCACCAACCAAACGAAAGCTGCGGCGCAAGTATCCcacgaaaatgcaaaatcaaACAGAGCGAGCATTGGGGTCAACGCAGGTGGCGCAGCGTTACAAAGGCAAACGGCGAAAAGTGTTGCTGCCGCGCGGACAACCGAATGCAACCGCGCAGGCAACACGCAACATGTCCGCTGGTGCGGTGCAACGGTTAAATGCGGAAAATATACCAAAGAATGTGCGAAAGCCACAAACGCTGCAGGAGCGGCAAAGGCAGCgacagttgcaacaacaaaaacaacagtctGCGCAACAGCAGCGCCAACTGCAGCGACCTGATGAGTTGAAGCGGACTAAAGATgct cagttacaacaacaaattcgcGTGCCACCAACTTCGcacttacaaaaacaatacCATTTCATACCGCAACCCGACACACCAGCCACCACCCTACGCATCAGCACGTCCATcgatcatcatcatcatcagcaaaTCACAACGAATACAACAACCACAATACGACAACACATACAGCAGCAGCCACCACAAGGTCCTCCAAACGAACATCGTTATGAACAtagacaacagcaacaacagcaacaacaacaacatactgTTAGCAATTCAAGCAGCATAACGTCTAGACATCAGCACACCCATCAGCAACAACCGCAGAGCCAGCAACATACCGTCTACGACACTACAACGATACAGAATCGTCAAGATCACGTCGTCGTCCAGGGCAACACGGACATAGTGGTGTATCGCAATATTGGCACGTTGCCATGCCCACCGAGCGTGCGTTTGGTGCCGCATCGCTTCATACCGGTGCACCCGCAGCAGCGTACAAGGCCAAGGG AAATTTACTGA